One genomic segment of Bacteroidota bacterium includes these proteins:
- a CDS encoding glycosyltransferase, with product MKSTIGLAISTLNDGIFQIDALCNAGFDEIVIVHQITAFEKIEEYKLVYKKLSAPYIKFISMQETGLSKSRNACIENITTDYLLLCDDDNLLTENIYSTLLQSIEKYPDAITLTGKMLDDKMQPIKNYSNNTFLHSVRTAAKVSSCEMLLKRNWILQNKITFNEQFGLGATYPGGEEFIFLNDIIKAGGTARYIPINICILKTMNTSGRIYTPAMVTAKGAMIRKVYGWQFLFINLAYTMRKYGEYKSSMSAWHFIHYIYFGSINFK from the coding sequence ATGAAATCCACAATCGGGCTTGCAATATCTACATTGAATGATGGCATTTTCCAAATTGATGCTTTATGTAATGCAGGTTTCGACGAAATAGTAATAGTACATCAAATTACTGCATTTGAAAAGATAGAAGAGTATAAGTTGGTTTATAAAAAATTATCCGCCCCCTATATTAAATTTATCAGCATGCAGGAAACCGGCTTATCTAAAAGCAGAAATGCCTGTATAGAAAATATCACTACAGATTATTTACTGTTATGCGATGATGATAATTTACTTACCGAAAATATTTACAGCACACTTTTGCAATCCATAGAAAAATATCCGGATGCAATTACTTTAACGGGAAAGATGCTGGATGATAAAATGCAGCCGATAAAAAATTATAGCAACAATACTTTTCTTCACAGCGTACGCACTGCCGCAAAAGTGAGTTCTTGTGAAATGCTGTTGAAACGCAATTGGATTCTACAGAATAAAATAACATTTAACGAGCAGTTTGGATTGGGTGCCACTTATCCCGGAGGTGAAGAATTTATTTTTTTGAATGATATAATTAAAGCAGGTGGAACAGCCAGATATATTCCTATAAACATTTGCATTTTAAAAACAATGAATACTTCAGGTCGCATTTATACACCTGCAATGGTTACCGCAAAAGGAGCGATGATTCGTAAAGTATATGGCTGGCAATTTTTATTTATAAATTTAGCATACACTATGCGCAAATATGGAGAGTACAAATCAAGTATGAGTGCATGGCATTTTATACATTATATTTATTTCGGCAGCATCAATTTTAAATGA
- a CDS encoding class I SAM-dependent methyltransferase, with amino-acid sequence MATIRHKKYIGYSTLLFIGLIVVAYVINTIIFKGEIFILMAFGLAILFLTILITARNLQDIIIEKKNETVAISDGWNLFYATYPLQLHLPLITSFTIAPDFAFILIKTIQTRKPKTILELGCGRTTLIAAAYLKQNGLQGKIISVDGDKEYLEQCRYFATLNGLESYIQFVHAPITEQVINKKTYNWYNADMLPKEQFDLLLIDGPPEKVGVLSRYPALPLLIQYAAEHAVILADDAGRPDMIITAQHWQKEFPKFQQQYIQTLRGTLIINVDV; translated from the coding sequence ATGGCAACTATCAGACATAAAAAATATATTGGTTATAGTACTTTATTATTCATTGGGTTAATCGTGGTTGCCTATGTAATAAATACAATAATTTTTAAGGGAGAAATATTTATTCTTATGGCTTTTGGCCTTGCCATTTTATTTCTTACTATTTTGATTACTGCCCGCAATTTGCAGGATATTATAATTGAAAAGAAAAATGAAACCGTAGCAATTTCAGATGGATGGAATTTATTTTATGCTACCTATCCCTTGCAATTACATTTACCATTAATTACTTCCTTTACTATTGCACCAGATTTTGCATTTATTTTAATCAAAACAATTCAAACCAGAAAACCTAAAACAATTTTAGAATTAGGATGTGGAAGAACTACACTAATTGCAGCAGCATATTTAAAACAAAATGGATTGCAGGGAAAAATTATTTCTGTAGATGGCGATAAAGAATATCTGGAACAGTGCCGCTATTTTGCAACATTAAATGGATTGGAATCTTATATTCAATTTGTGCATGCGCCAATTACAGAACAAGTGATAAATAAAAAAACTTATAATTGGTATAATGCGGATATGCTTCCAAAAGAACAGTTTGATTTATTATTAATTGATGGTCCTCCTGAAAAAGTGGGAGTGCTGAGCCGCTATCCTGCATTGCCTTTGCTCATACAGTATGCAGCCGAACATGCAGTTATTCTTGCCGATGATGCAGGTCGCCCGGATATGATTATCACTGCACAACATTGGCAAAAAGAATTTCCCAAATTTCAACAGCAATATATTCAAACCTTGCGAGGTACATTGATTATTAATGTAGATGTATAA
- a CDS encoding glycosyltransferase family 2 protein, translating into MQISVIIPVYNAEAFVAEAVHSALQQTQVEEIILIDDGSTDTSAEICLQLANINSKIKFLQHTDKKNHGAGAARNLGIANASFPFIAFLDADDLYLPNRFDNTEKIFELHSDADGVYGCLGIQFQTAEDEQQWKSRFSHTLTHMYSDVAPEQLALQMSPLGNQGWFSIDTLTIKKSVIERVGGFSNLRLSQDTEFILKLAITSRLYSADNIAPIAVRRVHGNNRITSGKEYFYRNRLQLWKNMMHWSKNENMNHSWYKRFRKQYNKTVLIYLRFVPGFFAKIKFLFSSFKNVN; encoded by the coding sequence ATGCAGATTTCTGTAATCATTCCTGTTTATAATGCCGAAGCTTTTGTGGCTGAAGCAGTGCATTCTGCTTTACAACAAACACAGGTTGAAGAAATAATTTTGATTGATGATGGTTCTACAGATACCTCCGCAGAAATATGTTTACAATTAGCAAACATAAATTCTAAAATAAAATTTTTGCAGCATACAGATAAAAAAAATCATGGTGCCGGTGCTGCAAGAAATTTAGGAATTGCAAATGCATCTTTTCCTTTCATCGCTTTTTTAGATGCAGATGATTTGTATTTACCGAATCGTTTTGACAACACTGAAAAAATATTTGAATTACATTCTGATGCGGATGGAGTGTATGGTTGTTTGGGAATTCAATTTCAAACTGCGGAAGATGAACAACAATGGAAATCCAGATTTTCTCATACGCTCACACACATGTATAGTGATGTTGCACCGGAACAGCTTGCACTGCAAATGTCGCCACTTGGAAATCAAGGTTGGTTTAGTATTGATACACTAACAATTAAAAAATCAGTGATTGAAAGAGTAGGAGGGTTTAGTAATTTACGACTTAGTCAGGACACAGAATTTATTTTAAAACTTGCAATTACATCCCGATTATATTCTGCCGATAATATTGCACCGATTGCAGTGCGCAGAGTGCATGGTAATAATCGCATTACGTCCGGCAAAGAATATTTTTATCGCAATCGTTTGCAACTGTGGAAGAATATGATGCATTGGAGTAAGAATGAAAATATGAATCATTCCTGGTATAAGAGATTTCGCAAACAGTACAATAAAACAGTTTTAATTTATCTGC